The Lysobacter capsici genome has a segment encoding these proteins:
- a CDS encoding peptidyl-tRNA hydrolase: MKMYILVRDDIPLGFAMVAVAHASLAGYLKFRDTPEVARWLDGPFFKAVCKVNATEFDNAKQVADHVVLTESALDGREVAIVFKPREEWPKMFKFLRLYREAPAIA; encoded by the coding sequence ATGAAAATGTACATCCTGGTCCGCGACGACATCCCGCTCGGCTTCGCCATGGTCGCCGTCGCCCATGCCTCGCTGGCCGGCTATCTGAAGTTCCGCGACACGCCGGAGGTGGCGCGGTGGCTGGACGGGCCGTTCTTCAAGGCCGTGTGCAAGGTGAACGCGACCGAGTTCGACAACGCCAAACAGGTCGCCGACCACGTGGTGCTGACCGAATCGGCGCTGGACGGCCGCGAGGTGGCGATCGTGTTCAAACCGCGCGAGGAGTGGCCGAAGATGTTCAAGTTCCTGAGGCTGTACCGCGAGGCGCCGGCGATCGCGTGA
- a CDS encoding SLC13 family permease — protein MDTALALTTDMKLVLGLVVFTMAMFLFERIRADVVALVVLVLLGLSGLVEPDELFNGFSGNAVISIIATMILGAGLDRTGALNRLAGWLLRRAHGIEQRLLLLTTAVAGLNSSFMQNPSVMALYMPVAARLSSRTGLSLPRLLLPIAAAIIMGGALTMVGNSPLILLNDLLLNANSNLPSGAATIEPLKMFAPLPIGVALLAASLAYFHFFGDKLLKDDSEKGATPARTQSYFAKAYGIEGDVYELTVTADSPLVGMSLGEAETLRDAPLLLALKSDNDSRLAPPADTRIWVGSVLGAMGPKQQVADFAQNHFLRLSSRLRNFADLFNPSRAGISEAVVPATSGYIGKTAGDLHLRKQSGLSLLAINRDKDVLRDNVRNVPMRAGDMLVFHSIWTDLASAAASKDLVVVTDYPKGEQRPHKLKIALAIFAVAMLLALSSRLPVSIALMTGVAGMLIAGVINIDEAYSAINWKTVFLMACLIPLGWAMDSSGAAAWIAGHTIERLPTGTPVWLLEILIGLLTTLFSLVISHVGATIVVVPLAVNLALAAGGNPTAFALIVALSASNNFMTASNPVISMISGPAGYSGKELWRIGGPLSLIYTVVTVLMVNILFWGK, from the coding sequence ATGGATACCGCCCTCGCGCTAACCACCGACATGAAGCTCGTTCTGGGGCTGGTGGTGTTCACGATGGCGATGTTCCTGTTCGAACGCATCCGCGCCGACGTGGTCGCCCTGGTCGTGCTGGTGCTGCTGGGCCTGTCGGGCCTGGTCGAGCCCGACGAACTGTTCAACGGCTTTTCCGGTAACGCGGTCATCAGCATCATCGCGACGATGATCCTCGGCGCCGGCCTGGACCGCACCGGCGCGCTCAACCGCCTCGCCGGCTGGCTGCTGCGGCGCGCGCACGGCATCGAGCAGCGATTGCTGCTGCTGACCACCGCGGTGGCCGGCCTGAATTCCTCCTTCATGCAGAACCCGTCGGTGATGGCGCTGTACATGCCGGTCGCCGCGCGCCTGTCCTCGCGCACCGGCCTGTCGCTGCCGCGGCTGCTGTTGCCGATCGCCGCGGCGATCATCATGGGCGGCGCGCTGACCATGGTCGGCAATTCGCCGCTGATCCTGCTCAACGACTTGCTGCTCAACGCCAACAGCAACCTGCCCTCGGGCGCGGCCACGATCGAGCCGCTGAAGATGTTCGCGCCTCTGCCGATCGGCGTGGCCCTGCTGGCCGCCTCGCTGGCGTATTTCCATTTCTTCGGCGACAAGCTGCTCAAGGACGACAGCGAGAAAGGCGCGACCCCGGCGCGCACCCAGAGCTATTTCGCCAAGGCCTACGGCATCGAGGGCGACGTCTACGAACTCACCGTGACCGCCGACAGCCCCCTGGTCGGCATGTCGCTGGGCGAAGCGGAAACCCTGCGCGACGCGCCGCTGCTGCTGGCGCTCAAGAGCGACAACGATTCGCGCCTGGCGCCGCCGGCCGACACCCGCATCTGGGTCGGCAGCGTGCTCGGCGCGATGGGGCCCAAGCAGCAGGTCGCCGATTTCGCCCAGAACCATTTCCTGCGCCTGTCCTCGCGCCTGCGCAATTTCGCCGACCTGTTCAACCCTTCGCGCGCCGGCATTTCCGAAGCGGTGGTGCCGGCGACCTCCGGTTACATCGGCAAGACCGCCGGCGATCTGCACCTGCGCAAGCAGTCGGGCCTGAGCCTGCTGGCGATCAACCGCGACAAGGACGTGCTGCGCGACAACGTGCGCAACGTTCCGATGCGCGCCGGCGACATGCTGGTGTTCCACAGCATCTGGACCGACCTGGCCAGCGCCGCGGCGAGCAAGGACCTGGTCGTGGTCACCGACTATCCCAAGGGCGAACAGCGTCCGCACAAGCTCAAGATCGCGCTGGCGATCTTCGCCGTGGCCATGCTGCTGGCGCTGTCCTCGCGCCTGCCGGTGTCGATCGCGCTGATGACCGGCGTGGCCGGCATGTTGATCGCCGGGGTGATCAATATCGACGAAGCCTATTCGGCGATCAACTGGAAGACCGTGTTCCTGATGGCCTGCCTGATTCCGCTGGGCTGGGCGATGGATTCCAGCGGCGCGGCGGCGTGGATCGCCGGTCACACGATCGAGCGCCTGCCCACGGGCACGCCGGTGTGGCTGCTGGAAATATTGATCGGATTGCTGACCACCTTGTTCTCGTTGGTCATCAGCCATGTCGGCGCGACCATCGTGGTGGTGCCGCTCGCGGTCAACCTGGCGCTGGCCGCCGGCGGCAACCCGACCGCGTTCGCGCTGATCGTCGCGCTGTCGGCGTCGAACAATTTCATGACCGCGTCGAACCCGGTTATCTCGATGATCTCCGGCCCGGCCGGCTACAGCGGCAAGGAGCTGTGGCGGATCGGCGGGCCGTTGTCGTTGATCTATACGGTGGTGACGGTGCTGATGGTCAATATCCTGTTCTGGGGCAAGTGA
- a CDS encoding Rieske (2Fe-2S) protein has translation MIELQRLADGAFAEAEASIDGDAESLLLYRDGDAVRAWLNICPHAGRRLDWAPGQFLKSKDGLLVCAAHGASFELLGGECVAGPCRGESLRAVEVVVRDGAVWLA, from the coding sequence TTGATCGAGCTGCAGCGCCTGGCCGACGGCGCCTTCGCCGAGGCCGAAGCGAGCATCGACGGCGACGCCGAATCGCTGCTGCTGTACCGCGACGGCGACGCCGTGCGCGCCTGGCTCAACATCTGCCCGCACGCCGGCCGCCGATTAGATTGGGCGCCCGGCCAATTTCTCAAGAGCAAGGACGGCCTGCTGGTGTGCGCGGCGCACGGCGCCAGCTTCGAACTGCTCGGCGGCGAATGCGTGGCCGGCCCATGCCGGGGCGAATCTTTGCGCGCGGTAGAGGTCGTGGTGCGCGACGGCGCGGTGTGGTTGGCCTGA
- a CDS encoding fumarylacetoacetate hydrolase family protein, with protein sequence MSDVIAAPPLTRIPVRGQRLSADATFPVRRVYCVGRNFAEHAREMGAAVPTSAADRGRPVFFLKPHDSLELGDSVPYPPGTSDLHHEVELVVAIGRDAPAGELAVADAASLIYGYAVGLDLTRRDLQSQAKAKGLPWDTGKSFDHAAPISAIVPAAEVGELGARSLSLEVNGEPRQRGTLDDLVWNVEEILHELSRLYALRAGDLVYMGTPSGVGPLQRGDRYRAVLEGVAELHGRIT encoded by the coding sequence ATGAGCGACGTGATCGCGGCGCCGCCGCTTACCCGCATTCCCGTGCGCGGCCAGCGCCTGTCCGCCGACGCCACCTTCCCGGTGCGCCGCGTCTACTGCGTCGGCCGCAACTTCGCCGAGCATGCCCGCGAGATGGGCGCTGCGGTACCGACTTCGGCGGCCGATCGCGGCCGGCCGGTGTTCTTTCTGAAGCCGCACGATTCGCTGGAACTCGGCGACAGCGTGCCCTACCCGCCGGGCACCAGCGACCTGCATCACGAAGTCGAACTGGTCGTCGCCATCGGCCGCGACGCGCCGGCCGGCGAACTCGCCGTCGCCGACGCCGCGAGCCTGATCTACGGCTACGCGGTCGGGCTGGATCTGACCCGCCGCGACCTGCAATCGCAAGCCAAGGCCAAGGGCCTGCCGTGGGATACCGGCAAGTCGTTCGACCATGCCGCGCCGATCAGCGCGATCGTGCCGGCGGCCGAGGTCGGCGAACTCGGCGCGCGCAGCCTGAGCCTGGAAGTCAACGGCGAACCGCGCCAGCGCGGCACGCTCGACGATCTGGTGTGGAACGTCGAGGAAATCCTGCACGAACTCTCGCGCCTGTACGCATTGCGCGCCGGCGACCTGGTCTACATGGGCACGCCGTCGGGCGTCGGTCCGCTGCAGCGCGGCGACCGCTACCGCGCCGTGCTCGAAGGCGTGGCCGAACTGCACGGGCGCATCACCTGA
- a CDS encoding TrmH family RNA methyltransferase yields the protein MDGGPGEDDFGSPSPQRARRDAELRLYGLNAIRAVFARRPQAIRKLYLDSNRIPQLQPLLAWCVANRVGYRVVEQTDLDKLAASSHHEGVVADVLREEPVSLSEWLRELAPGPQLAIWLDGVGNPHNLGAILRSAAHFGVSAVLLPKDGSLALSGAAARVAEGGAEVVPMVRMGRSDNALAQLRGSGFSLAATVVSGGDDVFATSLPERLIYVLGAEGEGMDRDLAAACDRRLSIPGSGKVESLNVAAATAVLLAAWRARR from the coding sequence ATCGACGGCGGTCCGGGCGAGGACGATTTCGGATCGCCTTCGCCGCAGCGCGCGCGCCGCGACGCCGAGCTGCGCCTGTATGGGCTCAATGCGATCCGCGCGGTGTTCGCGCGCCGGCCGCAGGCGATCCGCAAGCTGTATCTGGATTCGAACCGGATCCCGCAGCTGCAGCCGCTGCTGGCGTGGTGCGTGGCCAATCGGGTCGGTTACCGGGTGGTCGAGCAGACCGACCTGGACAAGCTCGCCGCGAGCAGCCATCACGAAGGCGTGGTCGCCGACGTGCTGCGCGAGGAACCGGTGTCGCTGTCGGAATGGCTGCGCGAACTCGCGCCGGGTCCGCAACTGGCGATCTGGCTCGACGGCGTCGGCAATCCGCACAACCTCGGCGCGATCCTGCGTTCGGCCGCGCATTTCGGCGTGAGCGCGGTGCTGTTGCCCAAGGACGGATCGCTGGCCTTGTCGGGCGCGGCCGCGCGCGTTGCCGAGGGCGGCGCCGAGGTCGTGCCGATGGTGCGCATGGGCCGCAGCGACAACGCGCTGGCGCAATTGCGCGGCTCGGGTTTCAGCCTGGCCGCGACCGTGGTCAGCGGCGGCGACGACGTATTCGCCACGTCCTTGCCCGAGCGCCTGATCTATGTGCTCGGCGCCGAAGGCGAGGGCATGGACCGCGACCTGGCCGCGGCCTGCGACCGGCGTTTGTCGATTCCCGGCAGCGGCAAGGTCGAAAGCCTCAACGTCGCGGCGGCGACGGCGGTGCTGCTGGCGGCGTGGCGCGCGCGGCGTTGA
- a CDS encoding peptidase M28 family protein translates to MRRLGMRAPLWAAMAAVLFVGSAVAAPRETRIPQAAIDAAAELRERALASDLGYKITESLTTQVGPRLAGSEADARAVAWAQAKFRELGFDKVWLEPVTFPKWERRSEHAQVLGANAQPLTLTALGGSPAGTVEGEVARFADLAALEAVPAGSLAGKIAFVDFAMPRAKDGAGYGPGGRVRSRGPSAAIRAGASGFLMRSAGTDSHRMPHTGITRFDDGLKPIPSAALSAPDAAQLSRLAALGPTRVRVALDCGWDGEATSHNVIGEIRGKSKPDEVVIIGGHLDSWDLGTGAIDDGAGVGLTMAAAKLIGQSKLRPARTIRVIAFANEEQGLYGGKAYAAKHAADVAKHQIGAESDFGAGRIYAYSSSAPDYAKTADAQIAQALAPLGIEHTPGKGGPGPDISPFAAGGLAWARLAQDGTDYFDYHHTPDDTLDKIDPKALAQNVAAYAVFAYLAASADGDFGSAAKKVTPPEE, encoded by the coding sequence CTGAGGAGATTGGGGATGCGCGCACCGTTGTGGGCAGCGATGGCTGCTGTACTGTTCGTCGGCTCTGCCGTGGCCGCACCGCGCGAAACGCGCATACCCCAGGCCGCGATCGACGCCGCCGCGGAACTGCGCGAGCGCGCGCTCGCCAGCGACCTGGGCTACAAGATCACCGAATCGCTGACCACGCAGGTCGGTCCGCGCCTGGCCGGCAGCGAAGCCGACGCGCGCGCGGTCGCCTGGGCGCAGGCGAAATTCCGCGAACTGGGCTTCGACAAAGTGTGGCTGGAACCGGTGACGTTTCCGAAGTGGGAACGTCGCAGCGAACACGCGCAGGTGCTCGGCGCGAATGCGCAGCCGCTGACCCTGACCGCGCTCGGCGGCAGCCCGGCCGGCACGGTCGAGGGCGAGGTCGCGCGCTTCGCCGACCTGGCCGCGCTGGAAGCGGTGCCGGCCGGTTCGCTGGCCGGCAAGATCGCCTTCGTCGACTTCGCCATGCCGCGCGCGAAGGACGGCGCCGGTTACGGCCCCGGCGGGCGCGTGCGCAGCCGCGGTCCGTCGGCGGCGATCCGCGCCGGCGCCAGCGGTTTCCTGATGCGTTCGGCCGGTACCGATTCGCACCGCATGCCGCACACCGGCATCACCCGTTTCGACGACGGGCTCAAGCCGATTCCGTCGGCGGCCCTGTCGGCGCCGGACGCGGCGCAGCTGTCGCGGCTGGCCGCGCTCGGCCCGACCCGCGTGCGCGTGGCGCTGGATTGCGGCTGGGACGGCGAGGCGACCTCGCACAACGTGATCGGCGAGATCCGCGGCAAGAGCAAGCCCGACGAAGTCGTCATCATCGGCGGCCATCTGGATTCGTGGGATCTGGGCACCGGCGCGATCGACGACGGCGCCGGCGTCGGCCTGACCATGGCCGCGGCCAAGCTGATCGGCCAGAGCAAGCTGCGTCCGGCGCGCACCATCCGGGTCATCGCCTTCGCCAACGAAGAGCAGGGTCTGTACGGCGGCAAGGCTTACGCGGCCAAGCACGCGGCCGACGTGGCCAAGCATCAGATCGGCGCGGAAAGCGACTTCGGCGCGGGCCGCATCTACGCCTATTCGAGTTCGGCGCCGGACTACGCCAAGACCGCCGACGCGCAGATCGCGCAGGCGCTGGCGCCGCTGGGCATCGAACACACCCCGGGCAAGGGCGGCCCCGGCCCGGACATCTCGCCGTTCGCGGCCGGCGGTCTGGCCTGGGCGCGATTGGCGCAGGACGGTACCGATTACTTCGACTACCACCACACGCCCGACGATACGCTCGACAAGATCGACCCGAAGGCGCTGGCGCAGAACGTCGCCGCGTATGCGGTGTTCGCGTATCTGGCCGCATCGGCCGACGGCGATTTCGGCAGCGCGGCGAAGAAGGTCACTCCGCCGGAGGAGTGA
- a CDS encoding GNAT family N-acetyltransferase yields MNLPPSAASPPPRGDGFVLRPWRLDDLDSLVAHANDEQVSRGLADRFPYPYTREDGERFLSGGVIDMAEPVFAIEVDGRACGGIGAHPGKGERAHSAEFGYWLGRSLWGAGLMTRVVAAFAPWAMNELALYRLYATVFDHNPGSARVLQKNGFTEEGAQRCAVVKRGQLHDLRVFAKVRRSLNDAT; encoded by the coding sequence ATGAACCTTCCCCCCTCAGCCGCCAGCCCGCCGCCGCGGGGCGACGGTTTCGTGCTGCGCCCGTGGCGCCTGGACGACCTCGACAGCCTGGTCGCGCACGCCAACGACGAGCAGGTATCGCGCGGCCTGGCCGATCGTTTTCCCTATCCCTACACCCGCGAGGACGGCGAGCGCTTCCTGTCCGGCGGAGTGATCGACATGGCCGAGCCGGTGTTCGCGATCGAAGTCGACGGCCGCGCCTGCGGCGGGATCGGCGCGCATCCGGGCAAGGGCGAGCGCGCGCATTCGGCCGAGTTCGGCTATTGGCTTGGGCGTTCGCTGTGGGGCGCGGGCCTGATGACGCGCGTGGTCGCGGCGTTCGCGCCGTGGGCGATGAACGAACTGGCGCTGTACCGGTTATATGCGACCGTGTTCGATCACAATCCCGGTTCGGCGCGGGTGTTGCAGAAGAACGGTTTCACCGAAGAAGGCGCGCAACGTTGCGCGGTGGTCAAGCGCGGGCAACTGCACGACCTGCGGGTGTTCGCGAAAGTACGAAGGAGTTTGAACGATGCAACGTGA
- a CDS encoding RebB family R body protein — MDEAASVSGAVNSQITDAVTQTNIKTVAQAPAMAIAQIYQSIAHVTGVMVENAVSAQQQQCIINASAATQGAVTLFSQASAAFRPGEPSADGTESGGGIASGAQTTVPAPKALEADVQATASKLKQLATTRSAVSSQILDAIDATQQYTLGAAGAFAYAHRVSIEAFVDGLEKVSAAEYRQQLQAVQIAATSICLDAMLKSPERAEEYAAVLEAIKQLG, encoded by the coding sequence ATGGATGAGGCAGCTTCCGTTTCCGGCGCCGTGAATTCGCAGATCACCGACGCGGTCACCCAGACCAACATCAAAACCGTCGCGCAAGCGCCGGCCATGGCCATCGCGCAGATCTACCAGAGCATCGCCCACGTCACCGGTGTGATGGTGGAGAACGCGGTCAGCGCGCAACAGCAGCAATGCATCATCAATGCGTCGGCGGCCACGCAAGGCGCGGTGACGCTGTTTTCCCAGGCCAGCGCGGCGTTCCGGCCCGGTGAACCGTCCGCGGACGGCACCGAATCCGGCGGTGGCATCGCCTCCGGCGCGCAAACCACCGTTCCCGCCCCCAAGGCCCTGGAGGCCGACGTGCAAGCGACCGCGAGCAAGCTCAAGCAACTGGCGACGACCCGCAGCGCGGTCAGTTCGCAAATACTCGATGCGATCGATGCCACCCAGCAGTACACCCTCGGCGCCGCCGGCGCGTTCGCCTACGCCCATCGCGTCAGCATCGAAGCCTTCGTCGACGGGCTCGAAAAGGTCAGCGCCGCCGAATACCGGCAGCAGCTGCAGGCCGTGCAGATCGCCGCGACCTCGATCTGCCTGGACGCGATGCTGAAATCGCCGGAACGCGCCGAGGAGTACGCGGCGGTGCTCGAGGCGATCAAGCAACTGGGTTGA
- a CDS encoding efflux RND transporter permease subunit: protein MMLSDVSIRRPVFATVMSLLLITLGVMAFSRLTLRELPAIDPPVVSVDVSYPGASAAVVETRITQVLEDALAGIEGIESIESRSVNGRASISIEFTLQREIEAAANDVRDAVSRVSNRMPDEADPPQIEKVESDADPILWLNMSSKQMDTLQLSDYAERYIVDRLSSVDGVAQVRIGGQQRYAMRIWLDQDALAARDITVNEVEAALGAENVELPAGRIESESRDFTLRVARSYQKPADFAQIPLKKGADGYVVRLGDVAKIQLDSAERRAYYRSNGEQNIGLGIVKTSTANSLDVARAVREAADQIRPGLPQGTDIFVAFDTTVFIESAVERVYHTLVEAIVLVLIVIWLFLGSFRAALIPAVTVPVCLIAAFIPLYMFDFSINLLTLLALVLCIGLVVDDAIVVMENIQRRADLGEPSLVAAARGTKQVAFAVIATTAVLVAVFLPVGFMEGNTGRLFRELSVALAGAVALSAFVALTLTPMMSSKFVRPHSEEKSNFINRWMNARLDGVSRRYKGLLDHTVERPWLFGVLMLIAMALSFVLFKFVPSELAPQEDRGSFQISILGPEGAGYDYTVKQVQQVEKIIASHTGPDKTIQRYNPRVPGGFGASEEMHTGRIAVFLQDWDKREVSTADVADGLRGELSQLTGVRALPQVGGGLVRTRGQPIQIVLGGPEYVELAQWRDRLLARIEQNKGLFSADSDYKETRPQMRVEIDRQRAADLGVSVTDIGHALETMMGSRRVTTFVQNGEEYDVIVQANRDLRTSPADLSAIQVRARDGGLIPLSNLVTLNELAEPGSLNRFNRLRAITISAGLAPGYTMGEAVAWLNQVVAEELPDQAQIDWKGESREYQKAGGAVLMTFTLALLVVYLVLAAQFESFIHPFVIMLTVPLGVLGALLGLWMTGGTLNLFSQIGIVMLVGLAAKNGILIVEFANQLRDEGRSIHEAIVESSAVRLRPILMTSIATVVGAVPLVLAGGPGSASRATIGIVVIFGVSFSTLLSLFIVPAFYVLLARFTKSPEAVAHELEKLEKETPQVDGHA, encoded by the coding sequence CCTGCAGCGCGAGATCGAAGCGGCCGCCAACGACGTGCGCGACGCGGTCAGCCGCGTGTCCAACCGCATGCCGGACGAAGCCGATCCGCCGCAGATCGAGAAAGTCGAAAGCGACGCCGACCCCATCTTGTGGCTCAACATGAGCTCCAAGCAGATGGACACGCTGCAGCTGTCCGACTACGCCGAGCGCTACATCGTCGATCGCTTGTCGTCGGTCGACGGCGTCGCCCAGGTGCGCATCGGCGGCCAGCAGCGCTACGCGATGCGGATCTGGCTCGACCAGGACGCGCTGGCCGCGCGCGACATCACCGTCAACGAAGTCGAAGCCGCGCTCGGCGCGGAGAACGTCGAGCTGCCGGCCGGACGGATCGAATCGGAATCGCGCGACTTCACCCTGCGGGTCGCGCGCAGTTATCAAAAACCCGCCGACTTCGCCCAGATCCCGCTGAAGAAGGGCGCCGACGGTTATGTCGTGCGCCTGGGCGACGTGGCCAAGATCCAGCTCGATTCGGCCGAACGCCGCGCCTATTACCGCAGCAACGGCGAGCAGAACATCGGCCTGGGCATCGTCAAGACCTCGACCGCGAACAGCCTGGACGTGGCGCGCGCGGTGCGCGAAGCCGCCGACCAGATCCGTCCGGGCCTGCCGCAGGGCACCGACATCTTCGTCGCCTTCGACACCACCGTGTTCATCGAGTCGGCGGTCGAACGCGTGTACCACACGCTGGTCGAAGCGATCGTGCTGGTGCTGATCGTGATCTGGCTGTTCCTCGGCAGCTTCCGCGCCGCGCTGATTCCGGCGGTGACGGTGCCGGTGTGTCTGATCGCCGCGTTCATTCCGCTGTACATGTTCGACTTCTCGATCAACCTGCTGACCTTGCTGGCGCTGGTGCTGTGCATCGGCCTGGTGGTCGACGACGCGATCGTGGTGATGGAGAACATCCAGCGCCGCGCCGATCTGGGCGAGCCGAGCCTGGTCGCGGCCGCGCGCGGCACCAAGCAGGTCGCGTTCGCGGTGATCGCGACCACCGCGGTATTGGTCGCGGTGTTCCTGCCGGTCGGCTTCATGGAAGGCAACACCGGACGATTGTTCCGCGAGTTGTCGGTGGCGCTGGCCGGCGCGGTCGCGTTGTCGGCCTTCGTCGCGTTGACCCTGACCCCGATGATGTCGTCCAAGTTCGTGCGTCCGCACAGCGAGGAGAAGTCGAACTTCATCAATCGCTGGATGAACGCGCGCCTGGACGGCGTGAGCCGGCGCTACAAGGGCCTGCTCGATCACACCGTCGAGCGGCCGTGGCTGTTCGGCGTGCTGATGCTGATCGCGATGGCCTTGAGCTTCGTGCTGTTCAAGTTCGTGCCGTCGGAGCTGGCGCCGCAGGAAGACCGCGGCTCGTTCCAGATCTCGATCCTCGGCCCGGAGGGCGCCGGTTACGACTACACGGTCAAGCAGGTGCAGCAGGTCGAGAAGATCATCGCCTCGCACACCGGCCCGGACAAGACCATCCAGCGCTACAACCCGCGCGTGCCCGGCGGTTTCGGCGCCAGCGAGGAAATGCATACCGGCCGCATCGCGGTGTTCCTGCAGGACTGGGACAAGCGCGAGGTCAGCACCGCCGACGTCGCCGACGGTCTGCGCGGCGAGCTGAGCCAGCTCACCGGCGTGCGCGCCTTGCCGCAGGTCGGCGGCGGTCTGGTGCGTACCCGTGGCCAGCCGATCCAGATCGTGCTCGGCGGCCCGGAATACGTCGAACTGGCGCAGTGGCGCGATCGCCTGCTGGCGCGCATCGAGCAGAACAAGGGCCTGTTCTCTGCCGATTCGGACTACAAGGAAACCCGGCCGCAGATGCGGGTGGAGATCGATCGCCAGCGCGCGGCCGACCTGGGCGTGAGCGTCACCGACATCGGTCATGCGCTGGAAACCATGATGGGCTCGCGCCGCGTCACCACCTTCGTGCAGAACGGCGAAGAGTACGACGTGATCGTGCAGGCCAACCGCGATCTGCGCACCTCGCCGGCGGACCTGTCGGCGATCCAGGTGCGCGCGCGCGACGGCGGGCTGATCCCGCTGTCGAATCTGGTCACCCTCAACGAACTGGCCGAACCCGGCAGCCTCAACCGCTTCAACCGCCTGCGCGCGATCACCATCAGCGCCGGCCTCGCTCCGGGTTACACCATGGGCGAAGCGGTCGCTTGGTTGAATCAGGTCGTCGCCGAGGAACTGCCCGATCAGGCGCAGATCGACTGGAAGGGCGAATCGCGCGAATACCAGAAGGCCGGCGGCGCGGTGCTGATGACCTTCACCCTGGCGCTGCTGGTGGTGTATCTGGTGCTGGCGGCGCAGTTCGAAAGCTTCATCCACCCGTTCGTGATCATGCTGACCGTGCCGCTGGGCGTGCTCGGCGCCTTGCTGGGGCTGTGGATGACCGGCGGGACGCTGAATTTGTTCAGTCAGATCGGCATCGTCATGCTGGTCGGACTGGCGGCGAAGAACGGCATCCTGATCGTCGAATTCGCCAATCAGCTGCGCGACGAGGGACGAAGTATCCACGAGGCCATCGTCGAGTCCTCGGCGGTGCGTCTGCGTCCGATCCTGATGACCTCGATCGCGACCGTGGTCGGCGCGGTGCCGCTGGTGCTGGCCGGCGGTCCGGGTTCGGCCAGCCGCGCCACGATCGGCATCGTGGTGATCTTCGGCGTGTCGTTCTCGACCCTGCTGTCGCTGTTCATCGTGCCGGCGTTCTACGTGCTGCTCGCGCGCTTCACCAAGTCGCCCGAAGCGGTCGCGCACGAGCTGGAGAAGCTGGAGAAGGAAACGCCGCAGGTGGACGGGCACGCTTGA
- the mscL gene encoding large-conductance mechanosensitive channel protein MscL, translating into MGMISEFKEFIARGNVVDLAVGVVIGAAFGKIVTALVDGIVMPSIGYLTGGVSVSDWKYVLKPSQLDAAGKEVAAEVAIKYGMFLQTAIDFILIAFVIFIVLKAYNKVRKPVEAPVAATPEDVLLLREIRDSLQGKTTL; encoded by the coding sequence ATGGGCATGATCAGCGAGTTCAAAGAGTTCATTGCGCGCGGCAACGTGGTCGATCTGGCCGTCGGCGTGGTGATCGGCGCGGCGTTCGGCAAGATCGTCACCGCGCTGGTCGACGGCATCGTGATGCCGAGCATCGGCTACCTGACCGGCGGCGTCAGCGTCAGCGACTGGAAGTACGTGCTCAAGCCTTCGCAGCTCGACGCGGCCGGCAAGGAAGTCGCGGCCGAAGTCGCGATCAAGTACGGCATGTTCCTGCAGACCGCGATCGACTTCATCCTGATCGCGTTCGTGATCTTCATCGTGCTCAAGGCCTACAACAAGGTGCGCAAGCCGGTCGAAGCGCCGGTCGCGGCGACCCCGGAAGACGTGTTGCTGCTGCGCGAGATTCGCGATTCGCTGCAGGGCAAGACCACGCTCTGA